A DNA window from Ostrea edulis chromosome 5, xbOstEdul1.1, whole genome shotgun sequence contains the following coding sequences:
- the LOC125651636 gene encoding DDB1- and CUL4-associated factor 5-like, translated as MPRRHQSRNILSVLTDRNVSEGINSRKILWDRILGSRNLFFKDLKEHFGCVNAIEFSNQGGELIASGGDDRRVLIWNVEKALSDIPKPWSLKGEHTSNIFCLAFDTDNSKVFSGGNDEQVIVHDLQTGETLDVFFHEDAVYGISVNPENGHVFATACDDGRILVYDIREPPATADAFCLASYTSSMHAVMYNPAEPRLLATANAKEGLGLWDVRKPKSCLLRYGCGSVQQSANSVRINRTGDQILALRRRLPPILYNIHSSKPVCEFDHAGYFNSCTMKSCCFAGDKDQYVLSGSDDFRLYMWKIPKDLSSRRYVNDAHMVLNGHRSIVNQVRFNPDNHIIISSGVEKMIKVWSPFQLPNTSPEMINANGKERPVYSHEEYINLILNSGQFMSHDYSNQSVEEDPRMIAFFDSLVQRELEGNSSDPDMSSGEEEMYERIIQLSRSDISDSSEDEVEVVGSSSERHDQESDTDSIDDPAFSPFTLAFASVMAAQATDGNPSASRLLNALSGENGHQTNSENQNSWRSISDLIAQKRNEMKKRIQHGVSSKRKRNQTDFSDSTDDEQHASEGLSGHPENILAAHRQRRQLHLKRLRQLRNNALQMEEENCEENDMSSASVNCQSEPSTSKGNTGLGPFLSENNKSNSVHNSCVDSNREAEKLCGENSLHHQPKVSVGDNHGDNQQPCCSHDNEENSEEEGRRQKWTGFKNRTKKNKRVYRNHSDRDDI; from the exons ATGCCTCGAAGACACCAGTCAAGAAATATTCTCAGTGTTTTAACTGATAGAAACGTTTCTGAAGGCataaacagtagaaaaataTTATGGGACAGAATATTGGGCTCTAGAAATCTTTTCTTCAAAGACCTGAAAGAGCACTTCGGATGTGTAAATGCCATTGAATTTTCCAACCAAGGCGGGGAACTTATCGCATCAG GTGGAGATGATCGAAGAGTTTTGATATGGAATGTTGAAAAAGCATTATCAGATATCCCTAAGCCTTGGTCCCTGAAAGGCGAGCACACAAGCAACATCTTTTGTCTAGCCTTTGATACAGATAATTCAAAAGTGTTCTCAGGGG GAAATGATGAGCAAGTTATCGTTCATGATTTGCAAAC TGGGGAGACTTtggatgtgttttttcatgagGATGCTGTATATGGTATCTCTGTAAACCCAGAAAATGGTCATGTGTTTGCCACTGCTTGTGATGATGGCAGAATTTTGGTTTATGACATCAGAGAACCCCCTGCAACAG CCGATGCTTTTTGTCTGGCTAGCTACACTTCTTCCATGCATGCTGTAATGTACAATCCAGCTGAACCTCGCCTCCTAGCGACAGCTAATGCTAAAGAAGGACTGGGACTCTGGGATGTTAGAAAACCCAAAAG TTGTTTGCTGAGATATGGATGTGGTAGTGTTCAACAGAGTGCAAACAGTGTTAGGATAAACCGAACTGGTGACCAGATTTTAGCTCTGCGCCGGAGACTCCCACCCATTCTGTACAATATCCACAGCAGCAAGCCTGTGTGTGAGTTCGACCATGCAGGTTACTTCAATTCCTGTACCATGAAAAGCTGCTGTTTTGCTGGTGACAAAGATCAA TATGTATTGTCAGGATCTGATGACTTCCGCTTATACATGTGGAAAATTCCAAAGGATTTATCATCAA GGCGCTATGTAAATGATGCTCACATGGTTCTGAATGGTCATAGATCAATAGTGAATCAAGTTCGCTTTAACCCTGACAATCACATTATCATTTCTTCTGGAGTAGAAAAAATGATCAAG gtGTGGAGTCCTTTTCAACTTCCAAACACTTCCCCAGAGATGATCAATGCTAATGGTAAAGAACGTCCAGTTTACAGCCATGAAGAATATATCAATCTTATTCTGAACAGTGGACAATTCATGTCGCATGACTATTCTAACCAATCAGTGGAGGAGGATCCACGCATGATTGCATTCTTTGATTCTTTGGTTCAGAGAGAGCTTGAGGGAAATAGTTCTGACCCAGATATGTCAAGTGGAGAAGAGGAGATGTATGAGAGAATAATACAGTTGTCTCGATCGGACATTTCTGACTCCTCTGAGGACGAAGTTGAAGTAGTCGGGTCATCATCAGAGAGGCATGACCAAGAAAGCGACACAGATAGTATTGATGATCCAGCTTTCAGTCCTTTTACTTTGGCTTTTGCAAGTGTCATGGCTGCCCAAGCCACGGATGGTAACCCATCAGCCAGCAGACTTCTGAATGCTTTATCAGGAGAAAATGGCCACCAGACAAATAGTGAAAATCAGAATTCATGGAGAAGCATTTCGGATTTAATTGCTCAAAAGAGAAACGAAATGAAAAAACGAATTCAACATGGTGTATCTTCAAAACGAAAGAGAAATCAGACTGACTTTTCAGATTCAACTGATGATGAACAGCATGCAAGTGAAGGCTTGTCTGGTCACCCTGAAAATATCCTGGCTGCTCACAGACAGAGGCGCCAGCTACATTTAAAAAGACTCAGACAGCTCCGTAACAATGCCTTGCAGATGGAAGAAGAGAAttgtgaagaaaatgatatgTCTTCTGCTTCAGTGAATTGTCAGTCAGAACCATCAACGTCAAAAGGTAACACAGGTTTAGGTCCATTTTTGTCAGAAAACAATAAAAGCAATTCGGTTCATAACTCTTGTGTCGATAGTAATCGAGAAGCAGAAAAACTGTGCGGTGAAAACTCTCTCCACCACCAACCAAAAGTCAGTGTTGGTGATAACCACGGTGATAACCAGCAACCATGCTGCAGCCATGACAATGAGGAAAACAGTGAGGAAGAAGGAAGGCGACAAAAATGGACAGGTTtcaaaaacagaacaaaaaagAATAAGCGTGTTTATCGAAATCACAGTGATAGAGACGATATTTAA